A portion of the Pseudomonas koreensis genome contains these proteins:
- a CDS encoding PA3371 family protein, with product MSKSATGFLILALLSGVTHLALFEETEVTLPLVGCGVFAVLFVLALIAGRKIKFDPVLR from the coding sequence ATGTCCAAATCAGCGACAGGATTTCTGATCCTCGCTTTACTGAGTGGCGTTACCCATCTGGCGCTGTTCGAGGAGACGGAAGTCACCTTGCCTCTGGTTGGCTGTGGCGTGTTTGCGGTGCTGTTCGTGCTGGCTCTGATCGCCGGCCGCAAGATTAAATTCGATCCGGTTCTGCGTTGA
- the phnN gene encoding phosphonate metabolism protein/1,5-bisphosphokinase (PRPP-forming) PhnN gives MDGKLFYLMGPSGSGKDSLIDASREPLRELNCEIMRRVITRSAESVGEDAIGVTPQEFDRQQQVGAFSLAWQANGLSYGIPREMDQWLRGGRHVLVNGSRANLRQAMELYPTLVPILLTVNDEVLRQRLLRRGRETPEQIDARLARNALFKDRRSSDSPVHQIDNSGDLAAAVSALLKLIRLNAEPDRI, from the coding sequence ATGGATGGCAAGCTTTTTTACCTGATGGGGCCGTCCGGTTCGGGCAAGGACAGCCTGATCGACGCATCGCGTGAGCCATTGCGTGAGTTGAACTGCGAAATCATGCGTCGGGTGATCACCCGATCAGCGGAGTCGGTAGGCGAGGATGCAATTGGCGTGACGCCGCAAGAGTTCGACCGGCAACAGCAGGTCGGCGCGTTTTCCCTGGCCTGGCAAGCAAATGGCCTGTCGTACGGCATTCCCAGGGAAATGGATCAATGGTTGCGAGGTGGGCGCCATGTCCTGGTCAATGGTTCAAGAGCAAACCTGCGCCAAGCGATGGAGTTGTACCCGACCCTCGTACCGATCCTGCTGACGGTCAACGACGAGGTTCTGCGCCAGCGCCTGCTCAGGCGGGGTCGGGAGACCCCTGAGCAGATCGATGCCAGGCTGGCGCGTAACGCGCTGTTCAAAGACCGGAGATCCAGCGACAGCCCCGTCCATCAGATCGACAATTCTGGCGACCTTGCTGCCGCTGTTTCCGCGCTACTGAAATTGATTCGGCTCAACGCAGAACCGGATCGAATTTAA